The genomic stretch CCATTGGCATGTTAGGCGGTGGCATAGGCAATGGAACAAAAGGTCGAGGAACTACCAATGGTGTGAACTGGGATCCAGGAGGTGGAGGTACAGGGATACTGGGAGGGTTCACCATAATTGATTGAGATAATGGCTGCTGACCCATCATAACATGCTGCGATGACGAGGTCATAGGCATAGGTGAAGGTCCAGGCCTCATGGATGGAATCATTGGGATGATTCCAGGCCTTGGAGGTGCAACAAGACCCCCACCAGCAGAAGGAACAGAATATTGGACTTGGTTTGGGGGGAATCGAGGAATATTTAACGCCAATCCAGGTGGTGGAGGTAGTGGGCGGACAAATGGTACCCCAGGTCTTGGTGCAGGTGCAGGACCTGGAAGTGTCCTCAAATCATTGTTATTAGCGTCAGTTTGTTCCTCACCAGAAAAACCCTGTGATAAGGCTTGGGTGGCAGTGCGTCCAATACTGCCTGAGTGCCCATCCCATATGACCTGCTTTGGCTGCTCATCtttctttttctcaatctctgccTTGACAGCATTGGAGACTTCTTCTtcagtggtaccaaaaatatcgggaCGAGTTCGTGCAAGCCCAACAATATTCCTAGAGATCTCATCATCCGGAGCAAGAGTTGTCTCCCGGATTTTGGCCATCATCCTCTCTTTCTGCTCCTTGTATTTGGGGTCTATGAGTGAAATGCGCATGTGCTCGGCCATCTCATTAATAGGAATAAGCTCATTGGTAATTGGTGAAATCACAAACTTGGTTGGATCTCTTTCAGCAGCTATCCTCTCCTCAGGTCTCTTCCAGTTCTTCACTATCCTCATAGGAGGCTCAGGCTCATCACCGGATGCCCTTGCTTCTCTCTTTTTCTCATCCGCACCATTCTTGTCAAGTCCTGTAGCCTTCATGCCTTCCACCACAAGCAGCATCTCATCTtcatccatctccatctccatctccttcCCTGGTTCAACTGTTTGCATTGGTTCCTCCTCATCCAATGACGATATCTTGCTCCTCCTAATGACTTCATCCAATGTCATTGGTAAGGGAAGCTCCTCATCCTCGTCATCAGCAAACTCAATGgtttcaacaacaacaaaatcatgCCAATCAATCATGGCCATTTGCAGCCTTTCTTGCTCGATCTCATCCTCAGCCTTCTGCCTAGCCTGTTCCTGAGACCGCTCCCAGTCAAGACGGTGCAAACACCTCTCGAGCACTGTAGTCAAATCACTGGTGCTTTTCCGCAGCTTTTCTGTCAGTCCCGTTGGAGGCATCAGCACCTTTGAGTATGCATCTGTAAGAGTCGTGAAGAATGTGAACATGCTGTGGGTCGGTTTCAAGAAATGGAATTGCGGGTTGCTCATCTCTCGGCTTGTGAGGTTTGTCAAGAAGTTCTTCCCATTCCGAGCAACGAACTGTGCAGTGAGCTTAATGATATCCAACTCCTCCCCAGTGATCCCTTCTGGGAGCCTAACTGTGTACTGCTCGGCCTCAGGGGGCTCAAGAACCTTCTTTGGAGGAACTCTAAACTGAGCTGCAAGGTCAACCTTGGCTGTAGCCTCTTCAG from Musa acuminata AAA Group cultivar baxijiao chromosome BXJ1-3, Cavendish_Baxijiao_AAA, whole genome shotgun sequence encodes the following:
- the LOC135616561 gene encoding probable splicing factor 3A subunit 1 gives rise to the protein MLAPILSLPAPPADGNLGPIPLAQVSNDSSANKSQEQKEQSPPAPAPAPVATHTKTIGIIHPPPDIRVIIDKTAAFVAKNGPEFEKRILANNAGNNKFNFLTASDPYHAYYQHKVSEHRALVQAAPQQPSEDSSQPSEPAPAPSDGSAAPAAATAPPEEATAKVDLAAQFRVPPKKVLEPPEAEQYTVRLPEGITGEELDIIKLTAQFVARNGKNFLTNLTSREMSNPQFHFLKPTHSMFTFFTTLTDAYSKVLMPPTGLTEKLRKSTSDLTTVLERCLHRLDWERSQEQARQKAEDEIEQERLQMAMIDWHDFVVVETIEFADDEDEELPLPMTLDEVIRRSKISSLDEEEPMQTVEPGKEMEMEMDEDEMLLVVEGMKATGLDKNGADEKKREARASGDEPEPPMRIVKNWKRPEERIAAERDPTKFVISPITNELIPINEMAEHMRISLIDPKYKEQKERMMAKIRETTLAPDDEISRNIVGLARTRPDIFGTTEEEVSNAVKAEIEKKKDEQPKQVIWDGHSGSIGRTATQALSQGFSGEEQTDANNNDLRTLPGPAPAPRPGVPFVRPLPPPPGLALNIPRFPPNQVQYSVPSAGGGLVAPPRPGIIPMIPSMRPGPSPMPMTSSSQHVMMGQQPLSQSIMVNPPSIPVPPPPGSQFTPLVVPRPFVPLPMPPPNMPMVPPPPPPQGMPPPPPPEEAPPLPDEPEPKRQRVDDVSLMAEDQFLAQHPGSSRISVSVPNVDEGNLKGQLLEIAVQSLSETVGSLKEKIAAEVQLPANKQKLSGRAGFLKDNLTLAYYNIGPGETLTLALRERGGRKR